The following are encoded together in the Xanthomonas vesicatoria ATCC 35937 genome:
- a CDS encoding glycine zipper 2TM domain-containing protein: MKTRLLVIGLAATATLVGCATSQPQYGSYRGDRGYDQGYSQQAPRCVDCGIVTRIDEVGPTRTAPTGTGAVLGGIVGAVAGRQISKDTGGSKGNKNVSAVAGAAAGALAGNAIQNNVTSDSFDVQVRMDDGRVIVVNQRDLAGVRENAYVRVVNGKVVLR; encoded by the coding sequence ATGAAGACCCGACTGCTTGTTATTGGCCTGGCTGCAACCGCGACCCTGGTCGGCTGCGCCACGTCCCAGCCCCAGTACGGCAGCTATCGCGGCGACCGTGGCTACGACCAGGGCTATTCGCAGCAGGCGCCGCGCTGCGTGGATTGCGGCATCGTGACCCGCATCGACGAAGTCGGCCCGACCCGCACCGCGCCCACGGGCACCGGCGCGGTGCTCGGCGGCATCGTCGGCGCCGTGGCCGGCCGCCAGATTTCCAAGGACACCGGCGGTAGCAAGGGAAATAAGAATGTCTCGGCCGTGGCCGGCGCCGCCGCCGGCGCGCTGGCAGGTAACGCCATCCAGAACAATGTCACCAGCGACAGCTTCGACGTGCAGGTGCGCATGGACGATGGCCGCGTCATCGTGGTGAACCAGCGCGACCTGGCCGGCGTGCGCGAAAATGCCTACGTGCGCGTGGTCAACGGCAAGGTGGTGCTGCGCTGA
- a CDS encoding fumarate hydratase has protein sequence MTSIKQEDLIQSVADALQYISYYHPVDYIKNLSAAYEREESPAAKDAIAQILINSRMCAEGHRPICQDTGIVTVFLEIGMNVRWDDATMGVEDMVNEGVRRAYNHPDNKLRASVLADPAGKRANTKDNTPAVVNVKIVPGDTVDVIVAAKGGGSEAKSKFAMLNPSDSIVDWVLKTVPTMGAGWCPPGMLGIGIGGTAEKAMLLAKEALMEPIDIVDLQARGASNRAEELRLELYEKVNALGIGAQGLGGLTTVLDIKVKDYPTHAANLPVALIPNCAATRHAHFTLDGSGPVMLDPPSLEDWPKLTYNPTNALRVNLDTITREEVASFKPGEVVLLNGKLLTGRDAAHKRMIDMLNKGEPLPVDFTNRFIYYVGPVDPVRDEVVGPAGPTTATRMDKFTRQMLEQTGLLGMVGKSERGDAAIDAIRDNKAVYLMAVGGSAYLVSKAIKAARVLAFEDLGMEAIYEFEVKDMPVTVAVDSTGESVHKTGPRQWQSRIGKIPVVVE, from the coding sequence GTGACCTCGATCAAGCAGGAAGACCTCATCCAGTCCGTCGCCGATGCGCTGCAGTACATCAGCTACTACCACCCGGTCGACTACATCAAGAACCTGTCGGCTGCCTACGAGCGCGAAGAATCGCCCGCCGCTAAGGACGCGATTGCGCAGATCCTGATCAATTCGCGCATGTGCGCTGAAGGCCATCGCCCGATCTGCCAGGACACCGGCATCGTCACCGTGTTTCTGGAAATCGGCATGAACGTGCGTTGGGACGACGCCACCATGGGCGTGGAAGATATGGTCAACGAAGGCGTGCGCCGCGCCTACAACCATCCGGACAACAAATTGCGTGCCAGCGTGCTGGCCGATCCGGCCGGCAAGCGTGCCAACACCAAGGACAACACCCCGGCGGTGGTCAACGTGAAGATCGTCCCGGGCGACACGGTCGACGTTATCGTCGCGGCCAAGGGCGGCGGTTCGGAGGCCAAGAGCAAGTTCGCCATGCTCAACCCCTCTGATTCCATCGTCGACTGGGTGCTCAAGACCGTGCCGACCATGGGCGCGGGCTGGTGCCCGCCGGGCATGCTCGGCATCGGCATCGGCGGCACCGCCGAGAAGGCGATGCTGCTGGCCAAGGAAGCGCTGATGGAGCCGATCGACATCGTCGACCTGCAGGCGCGCGGCGCCTCCAATCGTGCCGAAGAACTGCGCCTGGAGCTGTACGAAAAGGTCAATGCGCTCGGTATCGGCGCACAGGGCCTGGGCGGCCTGACCACGGTGCTGGACATCAAGGTCAAGGATTACCCGACCCATGCTGCCAACCTGCCGGTGGCCTTGATCCCCAATTGCGCCGCCACCCGCCACGCCCACTTCACCCTGGACGGCAGCGGCCCGGTGATGCTGGACCCGCCGTCGCTGGAAGACTGGCCCAAGCTCACCTACAACCCGACCAATGCGCTCCGGGTGAATCTGGACACCATCACCCGCGAAGAAGTCGCCAGCTTCAAGCCGGGCGAAGTGGTGCTGCTCAACGGCAAGCTGCTGACCGGCCGCGACGCCGCGCACAAGCGCATGATCGACATGCTCAACAAGGGCGAGCCCTTGCCGGTGGATTTCACCAACCGCTTCATCTACTACGTTGGCCCGGTCGACCCGGTGCGCGACGAAGTGGTCGGCCCGGCCGGCCCGACTACCGCCACGCGCATGGACAAGTTCACCCGTCAGATGCTCGAACAAACCGGCCTGCTGGGCATGGTCGGCAAGTCCGAGCGTGGCGATGCGGCAATCGATGCAATCCGTGACAACAAGGCCGTGTACCTGATGGCGGTCGGCGGCTCGGCATACCTGGTGTCCAAGGCGATCAAGGCCGCGCGCGTGCTGGCGTTCGAAGACCTTGGCATGGAGGCGATCTACGAATTCGAGGTCAAGGACATGCCGGTGACCGTGGCGGTGGATTCCACCGGCGAATCGGTGCACAAGACCGGCCCGCGGCAGTGGCAGTCGCGCATTGGCAAGATTCCGGTGGTAGTGGAGTAA
- a CDS encoding TatD family hydrolase yields the protein MQLIDSHCHLDAGEFDHDRPAVIARAREAGVVQQVVPAVTAASWPGLRAVCAQAPGLHPAYGLHPIFLDQHRPEHLELLAEWIERERPCAIGECGLDFYLEGLDAQAQRDYFDGQLRLAKRFDLPLIVHARRATEEVIARIKAVGGLRGVVHSFAGSPEQAQQLWKLDFMLGLGGPVTYPRANRLRGLAATMPLEWLLLETDAPDQPDASMRGQRNEPSYLRTVLDCIAQLRGQAAEHIAAQTTANARRLFGLPG from the coding sequence ATGCAGTTGATCGACAGCCATTGCCATCTGGACGCAGGCGAATTCGACCACGACCGCCCTGCGGTGATTGCGCGCGCGCGCGAGGCCGGGGTCGTGCAGCAGGTGGTGCCGGCCGTCACCGCCGCCAGCTGGCCGGGCCTGCGCGCAGTGTGCGCCCAGGCGCCCGGGTTGCATCCGGCCTATGGCTTGCACCCGATCTTTCTCGATCAGCACCGCCCCGAGCACCTGGAGCTGTTGGCCGAGTGGATCGAGCGCGAGCGCCCCTGCGCGATCGGCGAATGCGGCCTGGACTTCTACCTGGAGGGCCTGGACGCGCAGGCCCAGCGCGACTATTTCGATGGCCAGTTGCGCCTGGCCAAGCGCTTCGACCTGCCGCTGATCGTGCACGCGCGCCGCGCCACCGAAGAAGTCATCGCCCGCATCAAGGCCGTCGGTGGCCTGCGCGGCGTGGTGCACAGCTTTGCCGGCAGCCCTGAGCAGGCGCAGCAATTGTGGAAGCTGGATTTCATGCTCGGCCTGGGCGGCCCGGTCACTTATCCGCGCGCCAATCGCCTGCGCGGCCTGGCTGCGACGATGCCGTTGGAATGGCTGCTGCTGGAGACCGATGCGCCGGACCAGCCCGACGCCAGCATGCGCGGGCAACGCAACGAGCCGTCCTACCTGCGCACGGTGCTGGACTGCATCGCACAGCTACGCGGCCAGGCGGCCGAGCACATCGCCGCGCAGACCACCGCCAATGCGCGGCGCTTGTTCGGGTTGCCGGGTTGA
- a CDS encoding phospholipase A: protein MPKYRTRPLMLIALAAAPLAHGQEIAPQPASPQACTSVTSDAARLACYDQALGHTPQAVQEADAAAQLAKQAAKTDDSRKSSRVGDFFRADGQDQDQPKEEAVANAGRGSLLDSRWELAKDSKLGTFQLRGYKPVYLLPAFWTSDTNRTPQSPNPANSVSTPQQLDSAELKFQLSFKTKVVEDLFGDNGDIWMGYTQSSRWQAYNSDASRPFRETNYEPEAMLVFRNNYSLFGWKGRMSGISLNHMSNGREDPLSRSWNRVILNIGLDRENWALTLRPWFRIKEDRADDNNPDIEDYMGRGDATLVYNKDGHEFALIARHSLRGGDRSHGSVQLDYGFPITNLLRGHVQVFDGYGESLIDYNHKATYIGLGVSLLEWF from the coding sequence ATGCCCAAGTACCGCACCCGCCCCCTGATGCTGATCGCCCTGGCCGCCGCGCCGCTGGCGCATGGGCAGGAAATCGCTCCGCAGCCGGCGTCGCCGCAGGCCTGCACGTCCGTGACCTCGGATGCCGCCCGCCTGGCCTGCTACGACCAGGCGTTGGGCCACACCCCGCAGGCCGTGCAAGAGGCAGATGCCGCAGCCCAATTGGCCAAGCAAGCCGCCAAGACTGACGACAGCCGCAAGAGCAGCCGGGTGGGCGATTTCTTCCGCGCCGACGGACAGGACCAGGACCAGCCGAAGGAAGAAGCGGTCGCCAACGCCGGCCGCGGTTCATTACTCGATAGCCGCTGGGAACTGGCCAAGGATTCCAAACTGGGCACGTTCCAACTGCGTGGCTACAAGCCGGTCTATCTGCTGCCGGCATTCTGGACCAGCGACACCAACCGGACCCCGCAATCGCCGAATCCGGCCAATTCGGTCAGCACACCGCAGCAGCTGGACAGCGCCGAGCTGAAGTTCCAGCTGAGCTTCAAGACCAAGGTTGTCGAAGATCTGTTTGGCGACAACGGCGACATCTGGATGGGCTACACCCAGAGCTCGCGGTGGCAGGCCTACAACTCCGATGCATCGCGCCCGTTCCGCGAGACCAACTACGAGCCGGAAGCCATGCTGGTGTTCCGCAACAATTACAGCCTGTTCGGCTGGAAGGGCCGCATGAGCGGCATCAGCCTCAACCACATGTCCAACGGCCGCGAAGATCCGCTGTCGCGCTCCTGGAACCGGGTCATCCTCAACATCGGCCTGGATCGCGAGAACTGGGCGCTCACGTTGCGCCCGTGGTTCCGCATCAAGGAAGATCGCGCCGACGACAATAATCCTGACATCGAGGATTACATGGGCCGCGGCGACGCGACCCTGGTCTATAACAAGGACGGCCACGAATTTGCGTTGATCGCACGGCATTCGCTGCGTGGCGGCGACCGCTCGCACGGGTCGGTGCAGCTGGATTACGGCTTCCCCATCACCAACCTGTTACGCGGCCATGTGCAGGTGTTCGACGGCTACGGCGAGAGCCTGATCGACTACAACCACAAGGCCACCTACATCGGCCTGGGCGTGTCGTTGCTGGAGTGGTTCTAA
- a CDS encoding DUF6116 family protein, translated as MRNLLTARALEWAAKLRYPTLFKLAAALFVVDVLVPDFVPFVDELLFGLTTLLLANWKTRKAPLPAPVRRD; from the coding sequence ATGCGAAATCTTCTCACCGCACGCGCCTTGGAGTGGGCGGCCAAGCTTCGCTATCCCACGTTGTTCAAGCTGGCAGCCGCGCTGTTTGTGGTGGATGTGCTGGTGCCGGATTTTGTGCCATTCGTTGACGAACTGCTGTTCGGCCTGACCACGCTACTGCTGGCCAACTGGAAGACGCGCAAGGCGCCCCTGCCGGCACCGGTGCGCCGCGACTGA
- a CDS encoding tRNA threonylcarbamoyladenosine dehydratase: MKAQWRERFAGIDRLYGVGTVERLSACRVAVVGMGGVGSWVVEALARTGVGHLRLIDADDLCVSNTNRQLPALAGQYGRNKARAMAERCVAINPEIEVDAVEAFLTTGNIETLLGDGLDLVIDACDSFRVKVETIAWCRRRKLPLLTVGAAGGRTDPTLVRVRDVSRTEHDAMLALIRKKLRSDFNFPKNAQRYFGVPAVYSLENVKYPQADGSVCGIRPQLDADATLKLDCGAGLGAATHITGTFAFVAVGKALEMLLKPKVAAARPAGEAASTG; encoded by the coding sequence ATGAAAGCACAATGGCGTGAACGCTTTGCCGGTATCGACCGGCTGTACGGAGTCGGCACGGTGGAGCGGTTGTCTGCTTGCCGCGTGGCGGTGGTGGGCATGGGCGGTGTGGGCTCGTGGGTGGTGGAGGCGCTGGCACGCACCGGCGTCGGCCATCTCCGCCTGATCGATGCCGACGACCTGTGCGTGTCCAATACCAATCGACAATTGCCGGCGCTGGCCGGGCAGTACGGACGCAACAAGGCGCGCGCCATGGCCGAGCGCTGCGTGGCGATCAACCCGGAAATCGAGGTCGATGCGGTGGAGGCGTTTCTCACCACCGGCAATATCGAAACCCTGCTGGGCGACGGCCTGGATCTGGTGATCGATGCCTGCGACAGCTTCCGGGTCAAGGTGGAGACCATCGCCTGGTGTCGGCGCCGCAAGCTGCCGCTGCTGACCGTCGGCGCCGCCGGCGGGCGCACCGATCCCACCCTGGTGCGCGTGCGCGATGTCTCGCGTACCGAGCACGATGCGATGCTGGCGCTGATTCGCAAGAAGCTGCGCAGCGACTTCAATTTCCCCAAGAATGCGCAGCGCTATTTCGGCGTGCCGGCGGTGTACTCGCTGGAAAACGTCAAATACCCGCAGGCTGACGGCAGCGTGTGCGGCATTCGCCCGCAACTGGATGCCGATGCCACGCTCAAGCTGGATTGCGGTGCCGGGCTGGGCGCGGCCACGCATATCACCGGCACGTTCGCATTTGTGGCGGTGGGCAAGGCGCTGGAAATGTTGCTTAAGCCCAAGGTGGCCGCAGCCAGGCCTGCTGGCGAAGCTGCCTCAACGGGGTGA
- a CDS encoding VOC family protein, with amino-acid sequence MPHLIGPDFVGIQTPDLDAARSFYTEVVGLTPAAHSPPGAVVFDTRPIPFAIRMPVVELTNTDRLGEGIALWFGCDDADALHAHLADHGTEIAFAPKDGPFGRYFAFRDPFGYTITAHNVTHA; translated from the coding sequence ATGCCCCATCTGATCGGCCCCGACTTCGTCGGCATTCAAACCCCGGATCTTGACGCAGCACGCAGCTTCTACACCGAGGTGGTCGGGCTCACGCCTGCAGCCCACAGCCCGCCGGGCGCGGTGGTGTTCGACACCCGGCCGATCCCGTTTGCCATCCGTATGCCGGTGGTCGAGCTGACCAATACCGACCGGTTGGGCGAGGGCATCGCGCTGTGGTTCGGCTGCGATGATGCCGACGCCTTGCATGCGCATCTTGCCGACCACGGCACAGAGATCGCGTTTGCGCCGAAGGACGGGCCATTTGGCCGGTATTTCGCGTTCCGCGATCCGTTCGGCTACACCATCACCGCTCACAATGTGACGCACGCCTGA
- a CDS encoding ferredoxin--NADP reductase — MSSAFGAETVLEVRHWTDAYFSFTTTRDAGFRFENGQFVMIGLETETRPLLRAYSIASANWEEHLEFFSIKVPDGPLTSRLQHIQPGDKVLVGKKPTGTLLISDLHPGRNLYLLGTGTGLAPWLSIIKDPETYERFDKVILTQGVRFVQDLAYRDYFERELPQHEFLGDLLREKLLYYPAVTREAFANQGRLTELMADGRMQQTLGLPTLDPANDRFMICGSPQMLADLRTLLDARGFQTSPRIGTPGHYVFERAFVEK, encoded by the coding sequence ATGTCTTCCGCTTTTGGCGCCGAAACGGTGCTTGAGGTCCGCCACTGGACCGATGCCTACTTCAGCTTCACCACCACCCGCGATGCCGGTTTCCGCTTCGAGAACGGCCAGTTCGTGATGATCGGGCTGGAAACCGAAACCCGGCCGTTGCTGCGTGCGTATTCGATCGCCAGCGCCAACTGGGAAGAGCATCTGGAGTTCTTCAGCATCAAGGTGCCGGACGGCCCGCTGACCTCGCGGCTGCAGCACATCCAGCCGGGCGACAAGGTGCTGGTCGGCAAGAAGCCCACCGGCACGCTGCTGATCAGCGACCTGCACCCGGGCCGCAACCTGTATTTGCTGGGCACCGGCACCGGCCTGGCGCCGTGGTTGTCGATCATCAAGGACCCGGAAACCTACGAGCGTTTCGACAAGGTGATCCTGACCCAGGGCGTGCGCTTCGTGCAGGATCTGGCGTACCGCGACTACTTCGAACGCGAGCTGCCGCAGCACGAATTCCTCGGCGATCTGCTGCGCGAAAAACTGCTGTATTACCCGGCGGTCACCCGCGAAGCGTTTGCCAACCAGGGCCGGCTGACCGAGCTGATGGCCGATGGCCGCATGCAGCAGACCCTGGGCCTGCCGACCCTGGACCCGGCCAATGACCGCTTCATGATCTGCGGCAGCCCGCAGATGCTGGCCGACCTGCGCACCTTGCTGGACGCGCGCGGTTTCCAGACCTCGCCGCGTATTGGCACGCCGGGGCATTACGTGTTCGAACGCGCCTTCGTCGAGAAGTGA
- a CDS encoding DUF456 domain-containing protein: MDTTIVYYVLAGILVLVGLAGVILPALPGLPLVFAGLLVAAWADGFNHVGWVALVILGLITALSFLIDFLATLYGAQRVGASKMAMWGSVIGAIAGIFFMPIGLFVGPFAGAWLGEYYQTRKTGQATKVGFGTWVGIMLGTATKLALGLCMLGVFAIAWFF, encoded by the coding sequence ATGGACACGACCATCGTTTATTACGTGCTGGCTGGCATCTTGGTGCTGGTAGGCCTTGCCGGCGTCATCCTGCCTGCCCTACCCGGCTTGCCGTTGGTCTTTGCGGGACTGCTGGTGGCCGCTTGGGCAGACGGGTTCAACCACGTGGGCTGGGTCGCGCTGGTGATTCTCGGGCTGATCACCGCCCTCTCCTTCTTGATCGATTTCCTTGCCACTCTGTATGGCGCGCAGCGTGTGGGGGCGAGCAAGATGGCGATGTGGGGCTCGGTGATCGGTGCCATCGCTGGCATTTTCTTCATGCCGATCGGCTTGTTTGTCGGCCCGTTCGCCGGTGCGTGGCTGGGAGAGTATTACCAGACCCGCAAGACCGGTCAGGCCACCAAGGTGGGTTTCGGTACCTGGGTCGGCATCATGCTGGGAACGGCCACCAAGCTGGCGCTGGGTCTGTGCATGCTGGGCGTGTTTGCGATCGCCTGGTTTTTCTGA
- a CDS encoding MarR family winged helix-turn-helix transcriptional regulator produces MKLAQQALRTRMDTDLRDIGLTTPQYAVLTYLKGEPGASNAALARRAFVTPQTMQAILVTLERAGFIARMPHPEHGRVQKTELTSKGRAALKKASGIVATAETRLQAAAAPLDPQAVSALLLRLAEALR; encoded by the coding sequence TTGAAGCTGGCACAGCAGGCCCTGCGCACGCGCATGGATACCGACCTGCGCGACATCGGCCTGACCACGCCCCAATATGCGGTGCTCACCTATTTGAAAGGCGAGCCGGGCGCATCGAACGCTGCCCTCGCCCGGCGCGCGTTCGTGACCCCGCAGACCATGCAGGCGATTTTGGTAACGCTCGAACGCGCCGGTTTCATCGCACGCATGCCGCATCCCGAGCACGGCCGCGTACAGAAGACCGAACTCACGTCCAAGGGCCGCGCCGCCCTGAAAAAGGCCTCCGGCATAGTCGCCACTGCAGAAACGCGCCTGCAGGCCGCCGCGGCCCCGCTCGACCCGCAGGCGGTGTCGGCGCTGCTGCTGCGGCTGGCCGAGGCGTTGCGCTGA
- a CDS encoding ABC transporter ATP-binding protein — protein MSASRSGAAAPAAPRTGPTLRERLDALRNLPPFLRQIWQTSRWLSASSIGLRVLRALMPVATLYIGKLIIDEAIHLVGQPPAFESFTQALGSGRLNRLLELLALELALAIGSDLLGRMVGYADALLSELFNNAASVRLMEHAAQLDLEDFEDPDRQDKLDRARRQTMNRMNLMSQLFGQVQDAITVVSLAVGLVVYAPWLIVLLAVALIPAFIGEAHFNALGYSLNFQWTPERRQLDYLRQVGASVETAKEVKILNLHRFLIARYRRLADKFFQANRALARKRAFWGAVLAALGTLGYYMAYGYIAWRTVRGDFSIGDLTFLAGSFLRLRQLLEGLLIGFSQVAGQALYLDDLYSFFNIVPEIRSRPNALPVPRPIRQGFVFEDVGFRYPDAETWTVRHLDFELRAGEVLALVGENGAGKTTLVKLLARLYDPDEGRILLDGHDLRDYDLDDLRANLGVIFQDFVRYHLSVGENIGVGQVDAMDDAPRIQAAAQRAMAGALIDSLPDGYAQLIGRRFKNSVDLSGGQWQKIAIARAYMRDAQLMILDEPTAALDARSEFEVFQRFKELSDNRTAVLISHRFSSVRMADRILVLVAGRIEANGTHEELMAQGGRYAELFELQAAGYR, from the coding sequence ATGTCAGCTTCCCGTTCCGGCGCCGCCGCGCCCGCCGCTCCCCGTACCGGCCCCACCCTGCGCGAGCGCCTGGATGCGCTACGCAACCTGCCACCGTTCCTGCGCCAGATCTGGCAGACCAGCCGCTGGCTGAGCGCCAGCAGCATCGGCCTGCGCGTGCTTCGCGCGTTGATGCCGGTGGCCACGCTCTACATCGGCAAATTGATCATCGACGAGGCGATCCACCTGGTCGGCCAGCCGCCGGCATTCGAGTCCTTTACGCAGGCGCTGGGCAGCGGGCGTTTGAACCGCTTACTGGAGTTGCTGGCGTTGGAACTGGCGCTGGCGATCGGCTCTGACCTACTCGGGCGCATGGTCGGTTATGCCGATGCGCTGTTGTCGGAGCTGTTCAACAACGCCGCCAGCGTGCGCCTGATGGAGCATGCCGCGCAGCTGGATCTGGAAGATTTCGAAGACCCCGACCGGCAGGACAAGCTGGATCGCGCACGCCGTCAGACCATGAACCGCATGAACCTGATGAGCCAGTTGTTTGGCCAGGTGCAGGATGCGATCACCGTGGTCAGCCTAGCAGTGGGCCTGGTGGTGTACGCACCCTGGTTGATCGTGCTGCTGGCAGTGGCGCTGATCCCGGCCTTCATTGGCGAGGCGCACTTCAATGCACTGGGCTATTCGCTCAACTTCCAGTGGACGCCGGAGCGCCGCCAGCTCGATTATCTGCGCCAGGTCGGCGCCAGCGTAGAGACCGCAAAAGAAGTCAAAATCCTCAACCTGCATCGCTTTCTGATTGCGCGTTACCGGCGCCTGGCCGACAAGTTCTTCCAGGCCAACCGCGCACTGGCGCGCAAGCGTGCGTTCTGGGGTGCGGTGCTGGCGGCGCTGGGCACGCTGGGCTATTACATGGCCTATGGCTACATCGCCTGGCGCACGGTGCGCGGCGATTTCAGCATCGGCGACCTGACCTTTCTGGCCGGCAGTTTCCTGCGTCTGCGTCAATTGCTGGAAGGCCTGTTGATCGGGTTTTCGCAGGTCGCCGGCCAAGCCTTGTATCTGGACGATCTGTATTCGTTCTTCAACATCGTGCCGGAAATCCGCTCGCGCCCCAACGCCTTGCCGGTGCCGCGGCCGATCCGCCAGGGGTTCGTGTTCGAGGATGTGGGCTTCCGTTATCCGGACGCAGAGACGTGGACGGTCCGGCATCTGGATTTCGAACTGCGCGCTGGCGAAGTGCTGGCACTGGTCGGCGAAAACGGCGCCGGCAAGACCACGCTAGTCAAGCTGCTGGCGCGGCTGTACGACCCTGACGAGGGCCGCATCCTGCTCGATGGTCACGACCTGCGCGACTACGATCTGGACGATCTGCGCGCCAACCTGGGAGTGATCTTTCAGGACTTCGTGCGCTACCACCTCAGCGTGGGCGAGAACATCGGCGTGGGCCAGGTGGATGCGATGGACGATGCGCCGCGGATCCAGGCCGCTGCGCAGCGCGCGATGGCCGGCGCACTCATCGACAGCCTGCCCGATGGCTACGCCCAATTGATCGGCCGCCGTTTCAAGAACAGCGTGGACCTGTCCGGTGGGCAGTGGCAGAAAATCGCCATCGCACGCGCCTACATGCGCGATGCGCAACTGATGATCCTGGACGAACCCACCGCAGCACTGGATGCGCGCAGCGAATTCGAGGTGTTTCAGCGCTTCAAGGAGCTCTCCGACAACCGCACCGCGGTGTTGATCTCGCACCGCTTCTCCAGCGTGCGCATGGCCGACCGCATCCTGGTGCTGGTGGCGGGGCGCATCGAGGCCAACGGCACCCACGAAGAGCTGATGGCCCAAGGCGGGCGCTATGCGGAGCTGTTCGAGCTGCAGGCGGCGGGGTATCGGTGA
- a CDS encoding carbonic anhydrase, translating to MPFSLRAAPGKKTDLSADQALQVLRDGNIAFVQNRPKKVISDGKRRLELALGQTPFVILVSCSDSRVPPELLFGRGLGEMFIVRNAGNTVDTTALGSIEYAVSQLGVPLVVVMGHESCGAVAAAVSVVEQNAFFPGAIGAMIEPIVPAVLAAKSKGGDDLLAASVKANVKRTVDRLRGASEPALLEPLRNGVCKVVGAYYALKDGKVDFFDV from the coding sequence TTGCCGTTCTCGCTGCGCGCCGCGCCCGGCAAGAAGACCGACCTCAGCGCCGATCAGGCGCTGCAGGTATTGCGCGACGGCAATATTGCCTTTGTGCAGAACCGTCCCAAAAAGGTGATTTCCGACGGCAAACGGCGCCTGGAACTGGCGCTTGGCCAGACGCCCTTCGTGATCCTGGTGTCCTGTTCTGACTCGCGCGTGCCGCCGGAGCTGCTGTTCGGACGTGGCCTGGGCGAGATGTTCATCGTGCGCAATGCCGGCAACACGGTGGACACCACGGCGCTCGGCTCGATCGAATATGCGGTGAGCCAGCTCGGTGTGCCGCTGGTAGTGGTGATGGGCCACGAAAGTTGCGGTGCAGTCGCCGCGGCGGTGTCGGTTGTCGAACAGAACGCCTTTTTCCCGGGCGCGATCGGCGCCATGATCGAGCCCATCGTCCCGGCCGTGCTGGCTGCCAAGAGCAAGGGCGGCGATGACCTGCTGGCCGCCTCGGTAAAGGCCAACGTCAAGCGCACTGTGGATCGCCTGCGTGGCGCGTCCGAACCTGCCCTGCTGGAGCCTTTGCGCAATGGGGTCTGCAAGGTGGTCGGTGCTTATTACGCGTTGAAAGATGGCAAGGTCGATTTCTTCGACGTGTGA
- a CDS encoding glutathione S-transferase family protein, with translation MAATLYHTPSTAALVVHWLLIELDIAHVLHPLDFERGEQKAPDYLALNPAGVVPTLVLDGQVLTEAAAIVMHLADLYPHAGLAPPVATPERAAYYRWMFFCANTLQPAYRAWFYPHEPAGASHLDAAQTQARNKLEAAWAQVDAHLHAHGPYLLGKTLSAADFMLTMLMRWSRNMPRPTDSWPALQAHAQRMKARPAFQETYRREGLTDWA, from the coding sequence ATGGCCGCCACGCTCTACCACACCCCCAGTACTGCCGCCCTGGTCGTCCATTGGCTGCTGATCGAACTGGACATCGCACATGTGCTGCATCCGCTGGATTTCGAACGCGGCGAGCAGAAGGCGCCGGACTATCTGGCACTCAATCCGGCCGGCGTAGTGCCCACCCTGGTGCTGGACGGGCAAGTACTGACGGAAGCGGCCGCCATCGTCATGCATCTGGCCGATCTCTACCCGCATGCCGGGCTCGCGCCGCCGGTCGCCACGCCCGAGCGCGCGGCCTACTACCGCTGGATGTTTTTCTGCGCCAACACCTTGCAGCCGGCCTATCGCGCCTGGTTCTACCCGCACGAGCCGGCCGGCGCTTCCCACCTCGATGCGGCGCAGACCCAGGCACGTAACAAGCTGGAAGCGGCCTGGGCCCAGGTCGATGCGCATTTGCACGCGCATGGACCCTATCTGCTCGGCAAGACCCTATCGGCCGCCGATTTCATGCTGACCATGTTGATGCGCTGGTCGCGCAACATGCCTAGACCTACCGACAGCTGGCCGGCCCTGCAGGCGCATGCGCAACGGATGAAGGCCCGGCCCGCCTTCCAGGAAACCTACCGGCGAGAAGGATTGACCGACTGGGCCTGA
- a CDS encoding cold-shock protein — protein MSNIERENGVVKWFNDAKGFGFISRENGEDVFVHFRAIQIQGFKSLKEGQKVSFTVVQGQKGLQADAVQVV, from the coding sequence ATGTCCAACATCGAACGCGAGAATGGTGTCGTGAAGTGGTTCAACGATGCCAAGGGCTTTGGATTCATCAGTCGCGAAAACGGCGAAGACGTCTTCGTCCATTTCCGCGCCATCCAGATCCAGGGCTTCAAGAGTCTCAAGGAAGGGCAGAAGGTCAGTTTTACCGTCGTGCAAGGGCAAAAAGGCCTGCAGGCCGACGCGGTGCAGGTGGTCTGA